One part of the Bdellovibrio bacteriovorus genome encodes these proteins:
- a CDS encoding penicillin-insensitive murein endopeptidase: MKTLLRALIILSSLSMLAACAPDTREQGSEVVTTYEPAQPNVIDEDGYKVVRGSTRVQDLSVNFDQTTKGMTLKGKIEFLPVRAKSVQTVELDLAGILDPYGFIALKTYKAKTQDNQDLKVAAKATCLSVDGGCRSSFIDIYVYYQGIVYHHQVESLQDDVSPATEEPIPGEEELPADEESEIEGGHDEVEGEPGRYVGDVADDIEKILEVKKPEAPKTEEPKKEEPKKEEPKQDTPKKDEPKKDSPKADPPKKEDPKKDPPKKDEPKKEEPKKEEPKKEEPKKEEPPKREEPKKDPPKTGQPRVPETAPPVNKVSQAIGPVNAGRLQNAANMLTYQQAHAPTGYEIIRPKRKTHFATNELAYIIVKMGLLTKKEIPGYELSVGDLSREAGGKLGSHKSHQNGLDADVAFFFNNKSFQGYFASAVAVNKPHANWMLEPQWKLFKEVVGTQLIDRIFIHGALKQALCSHAIAKGELTKGDNSSLAAQTLRRLIPEKDHHNHFHLRVKCSKAQVRCRQMAEPVNTTGCF; this comes from the coding sequence ATGAAGACTTTGTTGCGTGCCCTCATCATTTTAAGCTCCTTATCAATGCTGGCAGCCTGTGCTCCGGACACCCGTGAACAGGGGTCTGAGGTCGTGACGACTTATGAGCCGGCACAACCCAATGTGATAGACGAGGATGGATACAAAGTCGTGCGCGGTTCCACTCGGGTGCAGGATTTGAGTGTCAATTTTGATCAGACGACCAAAGGCATGACCCTGAAGGGAAAAATCGAATTCCTTCCGGTGCGTGCAAAATCAGTTCAGACCGTGGAGCTGGACCTTGCGGGTATCTTGGATCCTTACGGATTCATCGCCCTGAAAACCTATAAAGCCAAAACCCAGGACAATCAGGATTTGAAAGTGGCGGCGAAGGCCACGTGTCTGAGTGTTGACGGCGGATGCCGCTCATCTTTCATTGATATCTACGTTTATTATCAGGGCATCGTTTATCACCATCAGGTGGAGTCTCTGCAGGATGACGTCAGTCCGGCGACGGAAGAACCAATTCCGGGTGAAGAAGAACTGCCGGCAGACGAAGAATCTGAGATCGAGGGCGGGCACGATGAAGTCGAGGGCGAGCCAGGCCGTTACGTCGGTGACGTTGCCGATGACATCGAAAAGATTCTGGAAGTAAAAAAGCCGGAAGCTCCAAAAACGGAAGAACCTAAGAAAGAAGAGCCTAAAAAAGAGGAGCCAAAGCAGGACACTCCGAAAAAGGACGAACCTAAGAAGGATTCTCCCAAGGCCGATCCACCTAAGAAGGAAGATCCCAAAAAAGATCCTCCTAAAAAGGACGAGCCTAAAAAAGAAGAACCGAAAAAAGAGGAACCAAAAAAAGAGGAACCAAAAAAAGAAGAACCTCCAAAGCGTGAGGAGCCTAAAAAGGATCCTCCAAAAACCGGTCAGCCTCGTGTGCCTGAGACAGCTCCGCCTGTGAACAAAGTCAGTCAGGCTATCGGACCGGTGAATGCGGGCCGTTTGCAGAATGCTGCGAACATGCTGACCTACCAGCAGGCCCATGCTCCGACAGGCTATGAGATCATTCGTCCGAAAAGAAAAACTCACTTCGCGACCAATGAGCTGGCGTACATTATTGTGAAAATGGGTCTTTTGACGAAAAAAGAAATCCCGGGTTACGAGCTGTCTGTGGGCGATCTGTCCCGTGAGGCGGGGGGTAAGCTGGGTTCCCACAAATCCCATCAAAATGGTCTGGACGCGGACGTGGCTTTCTTCTTTAACAACAAGTCCTTCCAAGGGTACTTCGCGTCCGCTGTGGCAGTGAACAAACCTCACGCCAACTGGATGCTGGAGCCTCAATGGAAACTGTTTAAAGAGGTGGTGGGCACTCAGCTTATTGACCGTATCTTTATTCACGGTGCTTTGAAGCAGGCCCTGTGCAGTCATGCCATTGCCAAGGGCGAGTTGACCAAGGGTGACAACTCAAGCCTTGCGGCTCAGACGCTGCGCCGCCTGATTCCCGAAAAGGACCACCACAATCACTTCCACCTGCGTGTGAAGTGTTCCAAAGCTCAGGTTCGTTGCCGTCAGATGGCAGAACCGGTCAATACCACGGGCTGTTTCTAA
- a CDS encoding GHMP family kinase ATP-binding protein codes for MQKIVVKSPTRVDLAGGTLDLWPLYLFINGASTVNVAIDIYTVAELTPHDDSTIVLESADLKLRKAYSNLQEALADTDPQMILLQTQLRYWMPKQGFTLKTSSQSPVGGGLGGSSSLTISLMKAFAQFCGKPFKDVHNMVHVAHNIEAEILNTPTGTQDYYPAASGGINVLHYSYDGIEQKVLPVSHTPLAEKFMLVYTGKAHHSGLNNFEVMKDSVVKDPRTLQALRDLKGIAIETEHAIRAGNWKDLGGLFKREFEARVRLAPEFSSPEIYKLAEVSLQNGAEAVKICGAGGGGCVLVWCPPDKREGVANACQKAGFQVMDAKPVDPL; via the coding sequence ATGCAGAAGATTGTAGTTAAATCTCCGACGCGTGTGGATTTGGCTGGGGGCACATTGGATTTGTGGCCCCTTTATTTGTTTATCAATGGGGCTTCCACTGTGAACGTGGCCATTGATATCTACACGGTGGCGGAACTGACTCCGCATGATGATTCCACCATCGTTTTGGAATCCGCTGACTTGAAATTGCGCAAGGCCTATAGCAACCTGCAAGAGGCTTTGGCCGACACCGATCCCCAGATGATTCTGCTGCAGACGCAGCTTCGTTACTGGATGCCCAAGCAGGGCTTCACTTTGAAGACCTCTTCGCAAAGTCCGGTGGGCGGGGGATTGGGCGGAAGCTCCAGTCTGACAATCAGCTTGATGAAAGCCTTTGCCCAGTTCTGTGGAAAGCCATTCAAAGACGTGCACAATATGGTTCATGTGGCTCACAATATCGAGGCCGAAATTCTGAACACTCCAACCGGGACTCAGGATTATTATCCGGCGGCTTCCGGTGGCATCAATGTTCTTCACTACAGCTATGACGGCATCGAACAAAAGGTGCTTCCGGTGTCCCACACGCCGCTGGCTGAAAAATTCATGCTGGTCTATACCGGCAAGGCCCATCATTCGGGTCTTAACAACTTTGAAGTGATGAAGGATTCCGTTGTTAAGGATCCTAGAACATTACAGGCCCTGCGGGATCTCAAAGGTATTGCCATTGAAACCGAGCATGCCATTCGTGCCGGGAACTGGAAGGACCTGGGCGGGTTGTTTAAACGCGAATTTGAAGCCCGTGTCCGCTTGGCCCCGGAATTTTCAAGTCCTGAGATCTACAAGCTTGCGGAAGTCTCTTTGCAGAATGGGGCCGAGGCTGTTAAAATTTGTGGAGCTGGGGGCGGCGGCTGTGTTCTGGTCTGGTGTCCTCCGGATAAACGTGAGGGAGTAGCCAACGCATGCCAAAAAGCCGGCTTCCAGGTGATGGACGCAAAACCCGTCGATCCCCTGTAA
- a CDS encoding alpha/beta hydrolase: MTKFSGLRRFFFGCIATMLLTGCQSFFYYPMKEKLFDPARIKLSPEDVYLTTSTGEKVHGWYFASAHADNKGTMLFFHGNAENLTSHFLMFQWLPSQGYNYFIFDYPGYGQSSGYPTPENTVAAGVAAAEWLHQKKDSRPLIIYGHSLGGIIALKTAEEIKGRIPLRNVVVEASFDSYQGMAKGVMNRHWFTWILQPLSSVVVSDEYAPQSLASLSPIPLLFITGTADKAVEPRFTENMYKAAAEPKELWLIPDGRHGNLYEIRNGELRDRFLSYLSKTLTVRQ, encoded by the coding sequence ATGACAAAGTTTTCGGGCCTTCGCCGTTTCTTTTTCGGATGCATCGCGACGATGCTGCTGACCGGGTGTCAGTCATTTTTCTATTACCCGATGAAAGAAAAGCTCTTTGATCCGGCCCGGATTAAATTAAGTCCTGAAGATGTGTATTTGACCACCTCCACAGGTGAAAAAGTGCACGGCTGGTACTTTGCCTCTGCACATGCTGACAACAAAGGCACGATGCTGTTTTTCCATGGCAACGCCGAAAACCTGACGTCGCATTTTCTGATGTTTCAATGGCTGCCGTCGCAAGGATATAACTATTTTATCTTTGATTATCCTGGTTATGGGCAGTCCAGCGGTTACCCGACCCCGGAAAACACCGTGGCGGCGGGGGTCGCAGCGGCGGAATGGCTGCATCAGAAAAAGGACTCGCGCCCCCTGATAATTTACGGGCACAGCTTGGGCGGAATTATCGCACTGAAAACCGCAGAAGAAATCAAAGGCCGCATTCCTTTGCGGAATGTGGTCGTCGAAGCCAGTTTTGATTCCTATCAGGGGATGGCCAAAGGCGTGATGAACCGGCACTGGTTCACATGGATCCTGCAGCCCTTGTCGTCGGTGGTGGTCAGTGATGAATACGCCCCGCAGTCGCTGGCGTCGTTGTCACCCATCCCGTTGCTATTCATCACCGGCACGGCTGATAAAGCGGTAGAGCCGCGATTTACTGAAAATATGTATAAAGCCGCCGCCGAGCCGAAAGAACTTTGGCTGATCCCGGACGGACGTCACGGAAATCTGTACGAAATCCGCAATGGCGAGCTGCGGGACCGCTTCTTGTCATATCTATCTAAAACTTTGACAGTCCGTCAGTAG
- a CDS encoding TatD family hydrolase, which produces MEWIDIHAHLNMLEEGVEAAINNAKAVGVKKIITIGTQPEDHPIVLDIARKYYPEVYCTLGVHPHDGGTYTEAAGKFIEEHVTEPCVVAVGEIGLDYYYDNSPRELQKEAFRAQLEIARRTKMPVEIHTRDAEEDTIEILKEFKGEVNGLIHCFTGTEWLARQALDVGFNISISGVVTFKSADSLRETVKMLPLDRIHVETDSPFLAPIPMRGKKNTPAYVIHTAKFVADLKGISLEQLCEQTRINALKMFPKIQW; this is translated from the coding sequence ATGGAATGGATCGATATTCACGCACATTTGAATATGCTCGAAGAGGGTGTTGAAGCCGCTATCAACAATGCGAAAGCCGTGGGCGTGAAGAAGATCATCACCATCGGCACCCAGCCGGAAGACCATCCGATCGTTCTGGACATCGCCCGCAAATATTACCCGGAAGTGTATTGCACACTGGGCGTTCACCCTCATGACGGTGGCACCTATACAGAAGCCGCCGGCAAATTCATCGAAGAACATGTCACTGAGCCTTGTGTGGTGGCTGTCGGTGAAATCGGTCTGGATTATTATTACGACAATTCCCCGCGTGAACTTCAAAAGGAAGCCTTCCGCGCACAGCTGGAAATCGCCCGCCGAACCAAAATGCCGGTGGAAATTCACACCCGCGATGCGGAAGAGGACACCATCGAGATTTTAAAAGAATTCAAAGGTGAAGTGAATGGCCTGATCCATTGCTTTACCGGCACGGAATGGCTGGCTCGTCAGGCTCTGGATGTGGGATTTAATATCTCCATCAGCGGCGTGGTGACTTTCAAAAGTGCCGATTCTTTGCGCGAGACAGTGAAGATGCTGCCGCTGGACCGTATCCATGTGGAAACCGATTCACCGTTCCTGGCGCCGATCCCAATGCGCGGGAAAAAGAACACGCCGGCTTATGTTATTCACACGGCGAAGTTCGTGGCTGACCTTAAAGGGATCAGCCTTGAACAATTGTGTGAACAGACGCGTATCAATGCTCTGAAAATGTTCCCGAAAATTCAGTGGTAG
- the tmk gene encoding dTMP kinase has protein sequence MKFIVFEGLDGSGKSSLMAALERELQKRAINFLRTREPGGTPLGDEIRNMILRKEGPAPTPRTELLLYEASRSQHVDQVIRPALAAGTWVLCDRFSASSVAFQSGGRAISEADVVMLNSFATGGLKADVTVLLDLSVEESRRRRQGRGAVTGETEDRIESEADTFHENVRQSFLKQSREDAASWIVLDARETPEVLFKQLLQSLTERKVL, from the coding sequence ATGAAATTTATCGTATTTGAGGGGCTGGACGGCTCCGGCAAAAGTTCTTTGATGGCGGCGTTGGAGCGTGAGCTGCAAAAAAGAGCCATCAACTTTTTGCGCACCCGTGAGCCCGGCGGAACCCCGCTGGGTGATGAAATCCGCAATATGATTCTGAGAAAAGAAGGTCCGGCACCAACCCCGCGCACGGAATTGCTGCTTTATGAAGCCAGCCGTTCCCAGCACGTGGATCAGGTGATCCGTCCTGCTTTGGCTGCCGGCACCTGGGTTTTGTGTGATCGTTTTTCTGCAAGCTCTGTTGCGTTTCAAAGCGGCGGGCGTGCGATCTCGGAAGCTGATGTGGTGATGTTGAATAGCTTTGCCACGGGTGGCTTGAAAGCTGATGTCACGGTGCTGTTGGATCTGTCCGTGGAAGAAAGCCGCCGTCGTCGTCAAGGGCGTGGGGCAGTCACGGGTGAAACGGAAGACCGCATTGAATCTGAAGCCGATACTTTCCATGAAAACGTTCGCCAGTCCTTCCTGAAGCAGTCCCGCGAGGACGCCGCTTCGTGGATCGTGCTGGATGCGCGTGAAACCCCGGAAGTTTTGTTTAAACAGTTGTTGCAGTCTTTGACTGAACGAAAAGTTCTGTAA
- a CDS encoding phosphatase domain-containing protein, whose amino-acid sequence MADWRDRSEMNGDVVFFRYVSEGMEKSHEEVFLWDLDKTYLDTTIDSLSGLMTTILERALNKKNIPGTNTLLQSLSEYRKQQKGYMYFPIYFITASPPQMEERISEKFSLDNIRPFGCFYKDNLANLRPGRFWRLTKQVGYKLQALMQLRTRLGENVRQICWGDDSETDAIIYNLYSDICSRRLGTNDIRTTLEKLNVTGEQVNTILELQAQIPENDPVEKIYINLATDTDPDYYLKFGRRTLATYNTFQVALDMYQDGRLNLDGIYAVIQDMVYNYGYTPEELMKSFDEFIRRGVLGERAYNEVRPFFIEKGLLHSSYQPSVAPLKEKLVDDGRVYEMEGVHEPWIPDRIDYLHDYR is encoded by the coding sequence ATGGCTGATTGGCGTGATCGTAGTGAGATGAATGGGGATGTGGTTTTTTTCCGTTACGTGTCCGAGGGCATGGAGAAAAGTCACGAGGAAGTCTTTTTGTGGGACCTGGATAAGACCTATCTGGACACCACGATTGATTCCCTGTCGGGTCTGATGACCACCATTTTGGAACGTGCCCTGAACAAGAAAAACATTCCCGGCACCAACACGCTTTTGCAGTCCCTGTCTGAATACCGCAAGCAACAAAAAGGTTACATGTACTTTCCGATCTATTTCATCACAGCTTCACCGCCACAGATGGAAGAACGTATCTCGGAAAAGTTTTCTTTGGACAACATCCGTCCCTTTGGCTGTTTTTATAAAGACAATCTGGCCAACCTGCGCCCGGGCCGCTTCTGGCGTCTGACCAAGCAGGTGGGTTACAAGCTGCAGGCGCTGATGCAGTTGCGCACGCGTCTGGGTGAAAACGTGCGCCAGATCTGCTGGGGCGATGACAGTGAAACCGATGCGATCATCTATAATCTTTATTCGGATATTTGTTCCCGCCGTCTGGGCACCAACGACATTCGCACGACGTTGGAAAAGCTGAACGTCACGGGCGAGCAGGTGAACACCATTCTGGAGCTGCAGGCGCAGATTCCAGAAAACGATCCGGTGGAAAAAATCTATATCAACCTGGCCACCGACACGGACCCGGACTACTATCTGAAGTTCGGTCGCCGTACGCTGGCGACTTATAACACGTTCCAAGTGGCGCTGGATATGTATCAGGACGGCCGTCTGAATCTGGACGGAATCTACGCCGTGATCCAGGATATGGTTTATAATTATGGCTACACTCCGGAAGAGCTGATGAAGAGTTTTGATGAATTCATCCGCCGCGGGGTTTTGGGTGAACGCGCTTACAACGAAGTCCGTCCGTTCTTTATCGAAAAAGGTCTGCTGCATTCATCTTATCAGCCCAGTGTTGCGCCACTCAAAGAGAAGCTGGTGGATGACGGACGGGTGTACGAGATGGAAGGGGTGCATGAACCCTGGATTCCGGACCGCATTGATTATCTGCACGACTATCGCTAG
- a CDS encoding DNA polymerase III subunit delta' yields the protein MARMLDFVLGHQETIKKMVESFENGKPGQTFLFVGPGGIGKKLTAMGMAQALLCPSSPRGCGKCPSCFRIPQGSHEGLKVIAPSGANIKMEQAKEILEFLSLKSLTGNRVIIIDQAQTLNPQAANSLLKTLEEPPEGTFFFLIAPSVAGILPTIRSRSRIVQFRPLTQEDLGKRVKAPAWALKAAGGSFEKLAQLQEGPEQEVREKAVELLTLFIQDNDFLLNELWRTEFKDRAQGQRIISYWVGFLKDAICLQEGAKTQIVNLDQAPLIKVLAELERPRILNLIQKALQVEQAFAANRDPQLIIEEFYVTSRV from the coding sequence ATGGCCCGCATGCTGGATTTCGTCTTAGGACATCAGGAAACAATCAAAAAGATGGTCGAGTCTTTCGAAAACGGAAAGCCCGGCCAGACTTTTTTGTTTGTCGGTCCCGGCGGCATCGGCAAAAAACTGACAGCGATGGGCATGGCCCAGGCGCTGTTGTGTCCTTCCAGTCCGCGTGGTTGTGGCAAGTGTCCCTCCTGCTTCCGGATTCCTCAAGGTTCGCACGAAGGTCTGAAGGTGATTGCGCCGTCGGGTGCCAACATCAAAATGGAACAGGCCAAAGAAATTCTGGAGTTCCTCAGCTTAAAAAGTCTGACGGGCAATCGCGTGATCATCATTGATCAGGCGCAAACCCTGAATCCGCAAGCGGCCAATTCACTGCTAAAAACTTTGGAAGAACCCCCTGAAGGCACGTTCTTCTTTTTGATCGCTCCGAGTGTGGCGGGGATTTTGCCGACGATTCGTTCCCGGTCCCGCATTGTTCAATTCCGTCCGTTGACTCAGGAAGATTTGGGGAAGCGCGTGAAAGCACCAGCCTGGGCTTTGAAAGCGGCGGGGGGCAGCTTTGAAAAGCTGGCTCAGTTGCAGGAAGGTCCTGAACAAGAGGTTCGCGAAAAAGCAGTCGAGCTTTTGACCTTGTTTATTCAGGATAACGATTTCCTGCTGAATGAACTATGGAGAACCGAGTTCAAAGACCGCGCACAAGGGCAGCGCATAATTTCTTACTGGGTGGGCTTCCTGAAGGATGCTATTTGCCTGCAAGAGGGTGCCAAAACTCAGATTGTGAATCTGGATCAGGCGCCGCTGATCAAGGTCCTGGCAGAGCTGGAGCGCCCACGAATTCTGAATTTGATTCAGAAAGCGCTGCAGGTGGAGCAGGCCTTTGCTGCCAATCGTGATCCACAGCTGATCATCGAAGAGTTCTACGTCACGTCCAGAGTGTAA
- a CDS encoding AgmX/PglI C-terminal domain-containing protein has protein sequence MAKNNWLIPSLIIVGVLSVALSLFISTQTEKTKPGARPLARLELNLGKVFVLRNNMTNKEVLTRKATLFALDSVETSVDGDATMEFDSSYRIRVLENSLITLDEENERIVLIIKRGDLQVENYGREGSVYISKDGVRWTATDYEMNYKKQAPTETLPELAPAETPMANQKPVEGLTSEFIQDTLKTHRSSFFKCYTQLLQRTPGVVGQASISFTIERTGKVSQADIASSSLNDPQFKKCLLESVRRVEFKVFGGDPITTVFPLRFE, from the coding sequence ATGGCGAAGAACAACTGGCTGATTCCATCTCTGATTATCGTAGGCGTATTAAGCGTCGCCCTTTCTCTCTTCATCTCAACTCAGACTGAAAAAACCAAACCCGGTGCCCGTCCTTTGGCGCGACTGGAATTGAATCTGGGTAAAGTCTTCGTTCTTCGCAACAACATGACCAACAAAGAAGTCCTGACCCGCAAGGCGACTTTGTTTGCGCTGGATTCCGTTGAAACCAGTGTCGATGGTGATGCGACGATGGAGTTTGATTCATCTTACCGTATTCGTGTGCTGGAAAATTCTTTGATCACGCTGGATGAGGAAAACGAACGCATTGTTCTGATCATCAAGCGCGGTGATCTGCAGGTTGAAAACTATGGCCGCGAAGGCAGCGTTTACATCTCGAAGGACGGCGTGCGCTGGACGGCCACTGATTACGAAATGAATTACAAAAAACAGGCCCCGACCGAAACTCTGCCGGAACTGGCTCCGGCGGAAACACCGATGGCAAATCAAAAACCGGTGGAGGGCCTGACGTCCGAGTTCATTCAAGACACTCTGAAAACCCATCGCAGTTCGTTCTTTAAGTGCTACACACAACTGCTGCAAAGAACTCCGGGTGTTGTCGGCCAGGCTTCGATCAGCTTCACCATCGAACGCACAGGTAAAGTCAGCCAGGCCGACATTGCCAGCAGCAGCCTGAATGACCCTCAATTCAAAAAATGTCTTCTGGAATCCGTACGCCGTGTGGAATTCAAAGTCTTCGGCGGTGATCCGATCACCACTGTCTTCCCTCTAAGATTTGAATAA
- the secG gene encoding preprotein translocase subunit SecG, which translates to MTTFIGVLHIIVALVLIILVLIQDSKSDGALGMGGSSGSNSLLGATGAQSLAGKMTVWAAIIFAVTCLALATLTSSKTKSVVDSLPLPTAPAQEHFPTEATDAAAGAAAVPAAETAPAATPAASPAATAAPAQK; encoded by the coding sequence ATGACTACATTTATCGGCGTATTGCATATCATCGTAGCCCTTGTTTTGATCATCTTGGTTTTGATCCAAGATTCCAAATCTGATGGCGCTCTGGGCATGGGTGGATCTTCCGGTTCCAACTCTTTGTTGGGTGCAACTGGCGCTCAGTCTTTGGCTGGTAAAATGACAGTATGGGCAGCCATCATCTTCGCAGTGACTTGCCTGGCTTTGGCGACTTTGACTTCTTCCAAAACCAAGTCCGTTGTTGACAGCCTTCCGTTGCCAACAGCTCCGGCGCAGGAACATTTCCCAACAGAAGCTACTGACGCTGCAGCAGGTGCTGCGGCTGTTCCAGCTGCAGAGACTGCTCCGGCAGCAACTCCAGCGGCTTCCCCTGCTGCAACAGCAGCTCCTGCACAGAAGTAA
- a CDS encoding magnesium transporter CorA family protein, which produces MKRFEHQWQDYKWVDCEAPSQEDLRQLAEEFPIPLQALTTCLDPEHLPMCTFYEKVCFFILRHHDVQAKPKAGTMQELTTKIIFFVGQDFLLTIHRVPLECISIKKDKVAFEQLPLYTLVKSLCVQTVKSFDAPLDVLDSKTDVIEERVFALKRRTILREGYHIKRKAASYRKIFKFTADVFSKIHHHENIPLKDIQQVREPLEKVAFYADDIYEEITGLLNLHLSLMSQKTNEASFRTNEVMRVLTVLSLFFLPLNFIAGVYGMNFENMPELKEPNGYYATLAFMLMVVVGITWWIYKKGWLKKEEL; this is translated from the coding sequence ATGAAACGATTCGAACATCAATGGCAAGACTATAAGTGGGTCGATTGTGAAGCTCCTTCGCAGGAGGATCTGCGTCAGTTGGCCGAGGAATTTCCCATTCCCCTGCAGGCCCTGACGACATGTCTTGATCCCGAACATTTGCCGATGTGCACGTTCTATGAAAAAGTATGCTTCTTCATTCTGCGCCATCATGATGTCCAGGCAAAACCCAAAGCCGGCACCATGCAGGAACTTACCACCAAAATCATTTTCTTTGTGGGTCAGGATTTTTTGCTGACGATTCACCGTGTGCCTCTGGAATGCATTTCAATTAAAAAAGACAAAGTCGCTTTTGAACAGCTTCCCCTTTACACCCTGGTGAAATCGCTGTGTGTGCAAACTGTGAAAAGTTTTGATGCGCCCTTGGATGTGCTGGATTCAAAAACCGATGTGATCGAAGAGCGTGTGTTTGCCCTTAAACGCCGCACGATCCTGCGCGAAGGTTATCACATCAAACGAAAAGCCGCGTCTTATCGCAAGATTTTCAAATTCACCGCCGATGTCTTCAGCAAGATTCATCACCACGAAAACATTCCTCTAAAAGACATACAGCAGGTGCGTGAGCCTCTGGAAAAAGTGGCCTTTTACGCCGATGACATTTACGAGGAAATCACCGGACTATTGAATCTGCACCTGTCCTTGATGTCACAAAAAACCAATGAAGCATCTTTCCGCACCAACGAAGTGATGCGGGTGTTGACTGTGCTTTCCCTGTTCTTCTTGCCTTTGAATTTCATTGCCGGGGTTTACGGAATGAACTTTGAAAACATGCCGGAACTCAAAGAGCCCAATGGCTATTACGCAACCTTGGCCTTTATGCTGATGGTGGTCGTCGGCATCACATGGTGGATCTATAAAAAAGGCTGGCTGAAAAAAGAAGAACTGTAA
- a CDS encoding DUF429 domain-containing protein, translating to MPKSRLPGDGRKTRRSPVKKKTTKKTAVKKTAASATHAGDVHRFIGLSLGGGKTDKACLAVLEYYPKHKKIFLSRLVEKIKSDEVHSADFKIQEVIRQYHNEIDLIAFDVPFNLPVCLQSDDCCTSIEDCKKPHVKWMWDYTRKLHKKKKPRKLFTPYTQRCVEMYVSSELEEPFILQHAMGANTAPLLARAMYLKRSMKAKCIEVFPKLSVWRLGRSLNVMKSHLRFHKHAIGGDESRREILHALSTHNVAFVYDQDVKLMIENNHAFEAFICALTAFLSFKGGTEPRPDGFPSNEDWIEFPRVNVRWEGF from the coding sequence ATGCCAAAAAGCCGGCTTCCAGGTGATGGACGCAAAACCCGTCGATCCCCTGTAAAGAAAAAGACGACGAAGAAGACCGCAGTTAAAAAAACTGCGGCTTCGGCGACGCATGCCGGAGATGTTCATCGTTTCATCGGTCTGTCCCTGGGGGGCGGTAAAACCGACAAGGCCTGCCTGGCCGTTCTGGAATACTATCCCAAACACAAAAAAATCTTCCTGTCGCGCTTGGTGGAAAAAATCAAGAGCGACGAAGTTCATTCCGCCGACTTCAAAATTCAGGAAGTGATTCGTCAGTATCACAATGAAATTGATCTGATCGCGTTTGATGTGCCTTTCAATCTGCCGGTGTGCCTGCAGTCGGATGACTGCTGTACCAGTATCGAGGATTGCAAAAAGCCCCACGTCAAATGGATGTGGGATTACACCCGCAAACTGCACAAGAAGAAAAAACCACGCAAGCTGTTCACTCCGTACACCCAGCGCTGTGTGGAGATGTATGTGTCTTCCGAGTTGGAAGAGCCCTTCATCCTTCAGCACGCCATGGGGGCGAATACGGCTCCTTTACTGGCGCGGGCCATGTATCTGAAACGCAGCATGAAGGCCAAGTGCATCGAGGTCTTCCCCAAACTTTCGGTATGGCGTTTGGGACGTTCTTTGAATGTGATGAAAAGTCATCTGCGCTTTCATAAACACGCCATCGGCGGCGATGAAAGTCGTCGCGAAATTCTACACGCATTGAGCACGCACAACGTCGCGTTCGTGTACGATCAGGACGTGAAGCTGATGATCGAAAACAATCACGCCTTCGAAGCCTTTATATGTGCTTTGACGGCCTTCCTAAGTTTCAAGGGCGGCACCGAGCCTCGCCCTGACGGTTTCCCCTCCAATGAAGACTGGATCGAATTCCCCCGCGTCAATGTACGCTGGGAAGGATTCTAG